The Raoultibacter phocaeensis genome contains a region encoding:
- a CDS encoding fibronectin type III domain-containing protein, which produces MAIGVLLCVGAGLLAAMPATAHAQPVQHTITITADDNVATDPAGSPLHSPTRTLQVNEGDDVTFMIMPLSGYAIKEVKADGTNVPISDLVSGTYTFRDVRADHTFEVSSKTSTQNIENFPTIYSIVEGDTVSWTPSISGGTWWISDPSYISYRETSPGTYEFTALKVGSPYAMYAVGDLTRRVSFGITGVPFDSGDLKYEVTSERATGGAGAPGENTVMVKGPADGKTPTDIVIPAQVSGNPRSPGTVYEVTRIASSAFSDNGALETVDFSNVTLTPNFVGNDAFWTCGNLNALVFGQLTAPEIVNGFYNSGPSGGTVYYPKGATGYVPSMFKPGDPSDPYHLAGWDYEPYPAPSAPQSFAVAAGNGTADLAWQAPAEGMGIWKYQYSVSYDGVDAWQDVPDSDRSTTSIALSGLENGKTYEFKVRAVNGAGEGEAALASAVPAARLLSIQAPSAITGISHATSLADILLPGQLTVAAEDGEYKADVTWDRKSAKPAYDPEKAAEQTFVLKGVVTLPPNVTNLDNLPLETSISITVEAAPAKLATVGDTALPLVALAVAALAAFVVLAARKKLSRR; this is translated from the coding sequence GTGGCGATCGGAGTATTGCTCTGCGTTGGTGCGGGCTTACTCGCAGCGATGCCCGCAACTGCCCACGCCCAACCGGTCCAGCACACGATCACGATCACTGCCGATGACAATGTGGCGACCGATCCTGCCGGGTCGCCTCTCCACTCTCCCACGAGAACGCTACAGGTGAACGAAGGCGACGACGTAACGTTCATGATCATGCCGCTATCTGGCTACGCCATCAAAGAGGTGAAGGCAGACGGCACGAACGTGCCCATCAGCGATCTCGTGAGCGGCACCTACACGTTTCGCGACGTGCGCGCAGACCACACGTTCGAAGTGTCGTCCAAAACGAGCACTCAGAATATAGAGAATTTTCCAACCATATATTCTATAGTGGAGGGCGATACGGTGAGCTGGACGCCTTCGATCTCGGGCGGCACGTGGTGGATATCCGATCCGTCGTATATTTCGTATCGGGAGACCAGTCCCGGCACCTACGAGTTCACGGCCCTCAAAGTCGGTTCTCCCTATGCCATGTACGCTGTGGGCGACTTGACAAGACGGGTGTCTTTCGGAATCACCGGCGTACCGTTCGATTCGGGCGACTTGAAATACGAGGTGACCAGCGAGCGCGCTACCGGGGGTGCGGGTGCGCCCGGCGAGAACACGGTGATGGTGAAAGGTCCCGCTGACGGAAAAACTCCGACCGACATCGTCATCCCGGCGCAGGTTTCCGGAAACCCGCGCAGTCCGGGTACCGTGTACGAGGTGACGAGGATTGCATCGAGCGCTTTTTCGGATAACGGTGCGCTCGAGACCGTCGATTTCTCGAACGTGACCCTTACTCCCAACTTCGTCGGGAATGACGCTTTCTGGACGTGCGGCAACCTCAACGCGCTCGTATTCGGGCAGCTCACGGCGCCCGAGATCGTCAACGGTTTCTATAACTCGGGCCCAAGCGGCGGCACGGTCTACTATCCCAAGGGGGCAACAGGCTACGTGCCATCCATGTTCAAGCCTGGCGACCCTAGCGATCCGTACCATCTCGCTGGTTGGGACTACGAGCCCTATCCCGCTCCCAGCGCGCCGCAGAGCTTTGCCGTTGCGGCGGGTAACGGCACGGCCGATCTTGCGTGGCAGGCTCCGGCCGAAGGGATGGGAATCTGGAAGTACCAGTATTCCGTCTCGTACGACGGCGTGGACGCCTGGCAAGACGTTCCCGATTCCGACCGCTCGACCACGAGCATCGCGCTTTCGGGTCTTGAGAACGGGAAGACCTACGAATTCAAGGTGCGTGCCGTGAACGGCGCGGGCGAGGGAGAGGCAGCGCTAGCATCGGCTGTGCCCGCTGCCAGGCTCCTCAGCATCCAGGCGCCGAGCGCGATCACGGGCATCTCGCACGCAACGTCTCTGGCCGACATCCTGCTGCCGGGCCAGCTGACCGTTGCCGCCGAAGACGGGGAGTACAAAGCCGATGTCACCTGGGACCGGAAGTCGGCAAAGCCCGCCTACGATCCCGAAAAAGCGGCCGAGCAGACGTTCGTTCTCAAAGGCGTGGTAACCCTGCCCCCGAACGTGACCAACCTTGACAACCTTCCCCTTGAAACGAGCATCTCGATAACCGTGGAGGCGGCCCCGGCGAAGCTGGCTACCGTGGGCGATACGGCGCTGCCGCTTGTCGCGCTTGCGGTTGCAGCGCTTGCCGCGTTCGTTGTCCTGGCCGCACGGAAGAAGCTGAGCCGCCGGTAG
- a CDS encoding ATP-binding protein has protein sequence MDYIPRHLASVVQETARTFPVTLVTGPRQAGKTTLLSHVAPDASYTTLDRLDALEAAEQEPERFLRALPKPAVIDEVQYAPDLFRYIKLESDAHPRSKGRILLTGSQRFQMMQGVDESLAGRAGIVEMLGLSLRELRRDPFDKPFVPTVDYIEGRQPKRETEDIWTTIFRGDLPELAVDPAMSITRYYDSYIETYLRRDVRDLAHVGDLAKFNRFIRIVARAHGQMLNKSDLADKIDASFNTVDRWLSVLEASSIVYLLRPFTASTTKRLVKTPKLYFLNSGLAARLCECESPEELERSQQAGAFFEGFVLSEIVKSFLNASGSIPSLYFYRDSNGREIDLVIERGSQLFPIEIKKAEIARPADTRAFAALDAFKGYHRQPGVVVCRTNSPLPLPDDAWALPVSYL, from the coding sequence ATGGACTACATACCCCGCCACCTCGCATCCGTCGTGCAAGAAACGGCGAGAACCTTCCCCGTCACCTTAGTGACCGGACCACGACAAGCAGGCAAGACCACCCTGCTCTCGCACGTCGCGCCCGACGCCTCCTACACCACCCTCGATCGGCTCGACGCGCTCGAGGCTGCCGAGCAGGAACCCGAACGCTTTCTGCGAGCGCTTCCGAAGCCCGCAGTCATCGACGAGGTGCAATACGCCCCCGATCTCTTTCGCTACATCAAGCTCGAGAGCGATGCCCACCCCCGAAGCAAGGGACGCATCCTCCTTACCGGATCGCAGCGTTTTCAGATGATGCAGGGCGTGGACGAATCGCTCGCCGGGCGCGCCGGTATCGTCGAAATGCTGGGGCTCTCGCTTCGCGAGCTTCGTCGCGACCCGTTCGACAAGCCCTTCGTTCCGACCGTAGACTATATTGAAGGCCGCCAGCCAAAACGGGAAACCGAAGATATCTGGACGACGATATTCAGGGGCGACCTTCCCGAATTGGCCGTGGACCCGGCTATGAGCATCACGCGCTACTACGACTCGTACATCGAAACGTACCTTCGGCGGGACGTGCGCGATCTCGCGCATGTGGGAGACCTTGCGAAGTTCAACCGGTTCATACGAATCGTCGCCCGCGCCCACGGGCAGATGCTCAACAAAAGCGACCTCGCCGACAAAATCGATGCGAGCTTCAACACCGTCGACCGGTGGCTTTCCGTACTCGAAGCATCGAGCATCGTCTATCTGCTCAGACCCTTTACCGCGAGCACCACGAAACGGCTCGTTAAAACACCGAAGCTCTATTTCCTCAATTCGGGCCTTGCGGCGCGCCTCTGCGAATGTGAAAGCCCTGAAGAACTCGAACGCAGCCAGCAAGCGGGGGCCTTCTTCGAAGGATTCGTGCTGTCCGAAATCGTCAAAAGCTTCCTGAACGCAAGCGGATCCATACCCTCGCTTTACTTCTATCGCGACTCGAACGGCCGCGAAATCGATCTCGTCATCGAGCGCGGGAGCCAGCTGTTCCCCATCGAGATAAAGAAGGCCGAGATCGCACGACCCGCCGATACGCGGGCATTCGCGGCGCTCGACGCATTCAAAGGATACCACCGGCAACCCGGCGTCGTCGTCTGCAGAACGAATAGCCCGCTTCCGCTTCCCGACGATGCCTGGGCGCTGCCCGTTTCCTACCTTTGA